The following DNA comes from Bacteroidales bacterium.
AGGCGGAAATAGGCAATAAATTTGGAGACCGTGTAGCCAAAAAGGCCGATGGTGAGAAGGAAGATGATGATGAAAATGACCTGGTGTGTCATGGTTTTGTTGATTAGTTAATGCTTTTTTAAAGGCTACAATATTAAGTATTTACAGCGTATCACCACGTGCAAAATGTTAGGTGAAGTTTTATCATTTTCATAATAAAGCCCTTACAATTTAAATTTAAACAAAGTGTAAATTAATGTTGGAAATATTTCGGATCTAAGAGACGGAATGAGGCGCTGCAAGAATCTGATAAGTTTGTTTTAGTGCTGATATTCTGTCTTCTTGGTCGAGATTTGCATCGCGGCAGCCTGGTGAAAATAGAATGGACGAAAAAGTAAGAATGGGAAAGGTTTTATTCGAAGCCGACATTCCTCAAAAAGTTTCTGTGAATAGAAACATCGCATCGCTTCGCACCTTTTTAAATACCAGCTCTCTAAAGCTTAAAGATTCAGGTTTTTCACAAAGCCGAGCTCCAACAGCATTATCTCATCTTCGGCTTGGGGGTGCAGATGGCGCTCTTTGGTAATATCCAGGCGGCTTGAGAGCACACCAAAGCCGTTGTTGATGTTGGTGTATTCGGGTTTGTCCTGCACCAGACTGCCGGAGGGCCCGTTGACGCGCATGTAAGTGTCGTATTCGATTCCGGCTGCTGTAACCATAAAATCGATAGTGCTACAAAACCGTTTGCCGCTGAATTCGCGAGGTTTGACGTTGTTGTTGATGAAGGAATAAAAGGCGTCATTGTTCACAGCGATGGATTGGGAGCCGTTGCCGAAGATATCGTCGGCAAACTGAACGGGCAGTTTCCAGTCGATAAACTTATGGATGGTGTCGGAGCTGCCTGCCGGTAACTCCATATAATGAAAGCGGATGGTGGGTTGGTAGCGTTTTCCATTCACAGCGTTGCGCCAGGCAAATTCGGTGGTGAAGCTGCGAACAAAATTAGCTCTGCCGCCCGAAGGTGGTTTGGTGATAGCGAAGCTGTTGATGAGTTTCGTTTGTGCGGTAATTTCACGGTCATTGGTGGTGTTGCGTATTAGCAGCGAATAGCTGAGATCGGGGTCGAGTTGCGCGCTGGCTTTATAAACAAGCATGTAAGGATTGTAAAAATCACCCGAGTCTTTGTTGTTGATGGTAACGGTGTCGAAACTGATCTCCTGCATCATCTGGTTGTTGTTGAGATTGATGCCCTGAAGTTTTACTTCCAGCGATCCGCCATAGCTCGAAGAGTCGGCGATTTTAGCGATTTCCAATGCATTGCCACCCAAAAAAGCTTTGTTGATGCGAAGGTAATGTGTTGCGTCTTGCTGGTTGAGCAATCCATAAACGATGGTGATTTCTTTCCATTCGGCATTCACATCAACATCCGTTTCGCATGACGAAAATATGATGGATAAAGGGATTAGGAATAGCAACAGTAATTTTTTTAGCATGGTGTCGAGGTTCAGTAAGCGTATGTTCTGGCGTTATTATCAGGAACTTTGTAGATTTGCAAATTAACAAAAAGCTTAACGGCACTGTTTAAATTTTATTATTGCGCTTAAGCGCTGCGAACCACAATACCAAAAACAGAAAGAAATGAACGAAGATCGCGGACAAAAGCGGTTGGAGTACCGCAAGATCACAACACACGTGCTTCAGGAGATGAAGCTGAAAAATGAAAAGATAGCCATGCTTACCGGGTACGACTTTTCGATGGCCGGCATTCTCGACAATGCTGGCATCGACGTAATTTTGGTTGGCGACTCGGCTTCCAACGTTATGGCTGGTCACACTACCACTTTACCCATTACCCTCGATCAAATGATTTACCACGCCTCGTCGGTGATGCGTGCCGTGAAGCGAGCGCTTGTGGTGGTGGATTTGCCTTTTGGCACCTACCAGGGCAACAGCAAGGAGGCGTTGCAGTCGGCCATCCGCATTATGAAAGAGTCGGGCGCCAACGCCATAAAAATGGAAGGCGGACGCGAGATAATAGAAAGTGTCGATCGCATCCTTTCGGCAGGCATCCCGGTGATGGGGCATCTGGGGCTTACCCCACAGTCGATACATAAATTTGGAACTTACACGGTGCGTGCAACCGATGCTGCCGAAGCACGCACGCTGATAGAAGACGCTCACTTTTTGGAAGAAGCCGGATGCTTTAGCCTGGTGCTCGAAAAAATACCGGCAGAATTAGGAGAGCAGGTCACCAACGAAATAAAAATTCCTACCATCGGCATAGGCGCCGGCGGCGGCGTGGATGGTCAGGTGCTTGTACTGCACGATATGCTGGGGATTACACAAAAATTTTCGCCCCGTTTTCTGCGGCGTTATCACAATCTTTATGAAGAAATCCAGGGTTCTGTCAAATCATACATTACTGATGTGAAAACGCGGGACTTCCCCAACGATCGGGAGCAATATTAAAAGTAAGCGCTTTTTAAAGCCCTGGCTGAAAAGGCTGGAATTAATAAATTACAAAATTTAAAAACTAATCAATCAAACCTTATGTGATGGTTTGAAAAGTGAAAAAAAGAGCGGAATGTCAGCTTTTAATGATTTGTTTTCAGTGTCTTTTAATTTTTAATTGTTTTAAAAGAGCACGTAAAAATTATTGATTAATAACTAAAAATCCAAAAATTTAAACCCATGGTTAACGAAGTTTTATACGAAGATAACCATATCATTGTTGTCAATAAAATCACCGGAGACATCATCCAGGCGGACATCACACTCGATTCGACCCTGCGCGATGTGGTGCGCGACTATCTGAGAGAAAAATACAACAAACCCGGCAACGTTTTTCTGGGTGTGGTGCACCGGCTCGACCGTCCGGTGAGTGGCGCGGTGATATTCGCCAAAACCAGTAAGGCGCTGGCACGGCTCAACAGTATGTTCAAAAATCGGGAGGTGCGCAAAATTTATTGGGCTGTCGTTGACAAGGCACCCGATCCGTCCGAAGGCAAACTTGTAGATTATCTGTGGCGCAACCAGACCAAAAACAAATCTTTTATTGCCACCGAGCGCAACAAGAAAAGTTCTTACGCAGAGCTCGACTACAAGCACATCGCCTCCAGCGACCGCTATCATCTTCTGGAGGTAGAGCTGCTCACGGGGCGTCATCACCAGATACGCACACAGCTTGCGGCTTTTGGCTGCCGCATCAAAGGCGACCTGAAATATGGTTTCCCGCGCTCCAACCCCGATGCATCCATTCATCTGCATGCGCGGAGCCTCGAGTTTATCCATCCCGTAAAGGGCGATCTTGTAAGCATTGTGGCGCCGCTGCCCGTCGATCCGCTGTGGGATTTTTTTGGTAAGTTCACCAGTCAACAGGAAACTCCTAAAGCATGATTGCACGATTGCTGCGCTTGGCATTGCTTTGCCTGTTGGCAACAACCTTGGCATCCCCGCTGCAGGCGCAGTATTACAGCTCTGGTCAGGATCCGGCTTCGGTCGATTTTCGTCAGATAAAAACACAAAACTTTCGCATCATCTTTCCTTATTCTTATCAGAAAACGGCGCTTTACATTGCTAATGTGATGGAATACGCTGCGCAACTCGACACCATCTCGCTCCATGGCGCTCCGCCTCGTATCCCCGTAATTCTTCATAACCAAACGGCCATCTCCAATGCAATGACGGTGTGGGCTCCGCGCCGCATGGATTTTTACACCATCCCGCCTGACGACAGCTACGGCCAGGAATGGTTTCAGCAGTTGGCGCTGCACGAGTACCGGCACATTGTACAGATCGACAAACTCAACCAGGGGCTGACGCGTGCGCTTACCTACGTTTTTGGCCAACAGGCTACCGGCGCCGTGCTGGGGCTTTATTTGCCGTTGTGGTTTCTGGAAGGTGACGCGGTGTCGGCCGAAACGGAGCTGAGCAACACCGGGCGCGGACGTTCGCCTTCCTTTGCTATGCCGCTACGGGCACAGTTTCTCGAAAAAGGCCTTTATTCCTACGATAAAGCTGTCTTTGGTTCCTATCGCGATTTTACGCCCAACTGCTACATTTTGGGCTATCATCTGGTGG
Coding sequences within:
- the panB gene encoding 3-methyl-2-oxobutanoate hydroxymethyltransferase codes for the protein MNEDRGQKRLEYRKITTHVLQEMKLKNEKIAMLTGYDFSMAGILDNAGIDVILVGDSASNVMAGHTTTLPITLDQMIYHASSVMRAVKRALVVVDLPFGTYQGNSKEALQSAIRIMKESGANAIKMEGGREIIESVDRILSAGIPVMGHLGLTPQSIHKFGTYTVRATDAAEARTLIEDAHFLEEAGCFSLVLEKIPAELGEQVTNEIKIPTIGIGAGGGVDGQVLVLHDMLGITQKFSPRFLRRYHNLYEEIQGSVKSYITDVKTRDFPNDREQY
- a CDS encoding RNA pseudouridine synthase translates to MVNEVLYEDNHIIVVNKITGDIIQADITLDSTLRDVVRDYLREKYNKPGNVFLGVVHRLDRPVSGAVIFAKTSKALARLNSMFKNREVRKIYWAVVDKAPDPSEGKLVDYLWRNQTKNKSFIATERNKKSSYAELDYKHIASSDRYHLLEVELLTGRHHQIRTQLAAFGCRIKGDLKYGFPRSNPDASIHLHARSLEFIHPVKGDLVSIVAPLPVDPLWDFFGKFTSQQETPKA